Part of the Pseudodesulfovibrio mercurii genome is shown below.
CATTTTTCCCTCCAGAGAATAATTTGGGATGCCCGCCGTATGCGGGTCTGTTTCTCGCGCTGCCCTTCAGGCCTTGGGCCCGGGCGAGACACGACATTTCAAAGTACGAATCCGGTCACGCGGGACCGGGCACGAACTTGCTGATATATTCATGCCCGCCGCGTGTCAAGCCATGAAAGCGCTTTTCAAAAGTCCTACAAAAACGTGACCTGCGATGACGGCTTGTGGTGCGGCCCGGAGTCGTTTACTCTTGCGGACCGAATAGCGATTCCAACCAGACGAGGTAGCCATATGTTCACCAAGGACGAATTGAAAAAATATGCCGAGACCCTGTGGTGGGGACTGTCCACCGCACGGACCAAACCGTATCAGCCGGGCGACTTCGTGCTCCTGCGCTTCGACCCGGACGCCCTGCCCCTGGCCGAGGCCATGTTCGACCTGCTCATGGACAAGGGCATCAACCCGATCCCGCGCCAGAACCTGTCCGCGCCCATGGAAGTCTCCTTCTACGGCAAGGGCAACGACGACCAGCTGACCGCCGTCGCCTCGGGCGACCGGGAATTCGTCGGCGGGCTCAACGGGCTCATCTCGCTCATCGCCCCGGCCTCCCTGACCCATCTCCAAAACATCGACTCCAAGCGCATCGGCCAGGCCGCCGTGGCCCGCAAGTTCATGCGCGACATCATGGAGAAGCGCGAACAGTCCGGCGACTTCGGCTGGACCCTGTGCATCTACCCCACCCCGGCCCTGGCCGAGGCGGCCAAGCTGTCCATGGCCGACTTCAAGGCCCAGGTGGTCAAGGCGTGCTACCTGGACGACGGCAACCCGCCCGCCCGCTGGAACGAGATCTTCGCCGAGGCCGAAAAGGTCAAGGCGTGGCTCAACGCGCTGTCCATCGAGCACCTGCGCATCCAATCCAAGGACACGGACCTGATCGTGGTCCCCGGCGAGCAGCGCCGCTGGCTCGGCGTGTCCGGCCACAACATCCCGTCCTTCGAGATATTCCTCTCCCCGGACTGGCGCGGCACCGAGGGCGTGTACTACGCCGACCAGCCCTCCTTCCGCTCGGGCAACTTCGTTGAGGGCGTGCGCCTGACCTTCGAAAAGGGCGTGGCCGTCAAGACCGAGGCCAAGACCGGCGGCGACTTCGTGGCCAAGCAGCTGACCCTGGACGAGGGGGCCAACCGGCTGGGCGAGTTCTCCCTGACCGACCGGCGCTTCTCCAAGATCAACGCCTTCATGGCCAACACCCTGTTCGACGAGAACTTCGGCGGGCCCCAGGGCAACTGCCACGTGGCCGTGGGCGCGTCCTACGCCGACACCTTCTCCGGCGACCAGTCCACCCTGGACGAGGCCAGAAAGAAGGAGCTCGGCTTCAACGACTCCGCCCTGCACTGGGACCTGGTCAACACGCAGCAGAAGACCGTCACCGCCACCCTCAAGGGCGGCGAGGAGCTGGTCATCTACGCGGACGGCGAATTCCGGTACGAATAGGACGCCGCCGCCCTTCCCTCCGGACCCCGTAGGCGCCGCTTCGCGGGACGGCGCCTCCGGGGAAGGAACGAGGGAAAGGGTTTGCCATTCCCGCGGTCGAAACGATACATCTACATCTGTTCATTGACGCCGCGCAGCGCGGGCCAACGCATAGAAGGGGAGTCCGGAGGCATTCTCATGAGCAAACGCAATATCTATCTGAAGACCATCCCGCCCGAAGAGGCCGTGGCCCTGGCCAAGGCCAACCTGGACCGCGACGCACTGCTCGGCACCGAGCGGATGCCCACCCACGAGGCGGCCGGACGGGTCACGGCCGGGCCCATCTACGCCCGGTACTCCTCGCCCACCTTCCACGCGGCGGCCATGGACGGCGTGGCCGTGACGGCCGAGTCCACCTTCCCGGCCCGCGAGGACGCGCCCGTGAGCCTGGACCTCGGCGAGGGGTTCGTCTTCGTCAACACCGGCAACCCCCTGCCCGAAGGCAAGAACGCGGTGGTCATGATCGAGAACGTGGTCCAGAAGGACGAGACCACCGTGCTCATCGACGCGCCCGCCTTCCCGTGGCAGCACGTGCGCCGCATCGGTGAGGACATCGTGGCCACGGAACTGCTCATCCCCCAGAATCGCGAGCTGACCCCGTCGGACATCGGCGCGCTCATCTCGGCGGGCATCTACGAGATCGAGGTCCGCGAAAAAGTCCGGACCATCTTCCTGCCCACGGGCGACGAGGTGCTGAATTTCCTGGACCGGCCCGAGCCGCGCGCCGGGCAGGTCATCGAGTCCAACTCCCAGGTCTTCCGAGCCTACGCCAAGGGCTGGGGCATCGACGCGGCCTGGGCCCCCCCGGTGCCGGACGACGAGGACGCCCTGCGCAACGCGGTCATGGACGGCCTGAAACAGGGCTGCCACATGGTCGTGGTCGGCGCGGGCTCCAGCGCGGGCAGCAAGGACTACTCCAAGAAGGTCTTCGAATCCATCGGCACGGTCCTGGTGCACGGCATCTCGGTCATGCCGGGCAAGCCCAGCCTGCTGGCCGTGACCGACGAGCGCAGCGGGTATCCGGGCAGGCTCCTGGTGGGCGCGCCGGGCTATCCGGTGTCGGCCATCGTCTGTCACGAAAAGATTCTCGCGCCCGTGGTCCACTGGCTCATGGGCAAGTCCACGCCCGAACGGCCCGAGGCGGACATCGTCCTGGCGCGCAAGACCCCGTCCCGACCGGGCATGCGCGAGGCCATCCGGCTGGCCGCCGGGCGCATCGGCGAAAACATCGTGGGCGCGCCCCTGGCGCGCGGCGCGGGCATGATCACGACCATGACCAAGGCCCAGGCCGTGACCTACATTCCCGAGGACGTGGAGGGCGTGGAACAGGGCGAAACGGTCAGGGCCGAGCTGCTGGTCCACAAGGGCGACCTGGACCGGGTGCTGGTCCATGTGGGCAGCCACGACAACACCCTGGATCTGTTGGCAAACGAGCTGATGGGCCTGTCCGAACCCCTGCGCCTGGTGTCGAGCCACGCCGGGTCCATGGGTGGTCTGACCGCCCTCAAGGCGGGCTCGGCCCTGTTCGCCGGAGCGCACCTGTTCGACCCCGAGACCGGGGACTTCAACTTTCCGTTCATCGAACGCTATCTCAAGGACATCCCGGTGACCGTGGTCAACCTGGCCATCCGCCACCAGGGGCTCATCGTGCCCAAGGGCAACCCGCTGTCCATCCGGGGCGTGAACGACCTGACGCGCGACGACGTGGTCTTCATCAACCGCCAGCGGGGGGCCGGGACGCGCATCCTGCTCGACCATCATCTGAAAAAGGCCGGGATCAGCCCGCGCGACGTGGCCGGGTACGAAAACGAGGAGTTCACCCACATGGCCGTGGCCGTGAACGTGCTCACGGGCGCGGCCTCCTGCGGGCTGGGCATCTACGCGGCGGCCAAGGCCCTGGACCTGGACTTCGTGCCCCTGGCCCACGAGCGCTACGACCTGGTCATCCCCGCAGCCTACGCGGACGACCCGCGCATCCTGACGCTGATCGAGATCATCAAAAAACCCGCTGTCCAGGCCAAAATCAAGGCCCAGGGCGGGTACGAGACGGACATGACCGGCCGGATCATGCGGCCGGGCATGGGATTGGGGCAGGACTAGATCAGGGAGGCGGTCCGGGCCTCCTCCTGGATGCGGACCTCCACGGCCTTGGGGCCGGTTTCCTCGTCGGCCAGGGTGAAGGTGACCTTTTCGCCGGGCTCCAGAGTCTGGAACCCGTCGCGGACGATCTCGGTGTAGTGGACGAAGACGTCCCTGCCGTCATCGCCGGTGATGAAGCCGAATCCCTTCTGTTCGTTGAACCAGGTCACTTCGCCCGTGTGTCGCATGATCGCCTCCGCATGCCGTGGCATGGATTTGTCCGACGATACCCGTTGGCCGGAGTCTTGGCAATGCACCCGCGACCCCGGCCCGACGAAGGAATCAGGAATTCTCCTCGCCGTCGTCCGCGTCGTCCGCGCGGTCCGGCTCGACCCCGTCCTTCTTCATCTGCTTGCGTTTGAGTTTTTCTTCTTTCTTCTTTTTCTTCGCCAACTCTTTCTGCCGCTTTTCGAACTGATAATTGGGCTTGGCCAAAACAACTCCCTGTTGAGGGTGACGGCCTCACGGCCGAAAAAAACAAAGCCCGTCCCTCCCTCGAGAGAGACGGGCAACGTTTGCCTTTGATGGCGTTCGCCGGACTACCAGCGGGGACGCGGCTCGCGGGGCTTGGCTTCGTTGACCTTCAGGTTGCGGCCGCCGAAGTCCTTGCCGTCCAGGGCCTCGATGGCATCCAGAGCGGCGGCGTCGTCGGCCATCTCCACGAAACCGAAACCGCGCGGGCGGCCGGTCTCACGGTCTTCGATCAGTTTGACGGAGGAAACCTGGCCGTGAGCCTCGAAAGCCGCGCGGACTTCGTCTTCGGTGGCGGACCAGGGCAGATTGCCGACATAGATATTCTTGGACATGTTATTCACTCCTGGTGAATGCTATATGATGCTTACGCATCGATCTAAATACAGAAGAAGCAGCGTACACGATGCGCACACTGCTCCTCGATATACCTGTTTCCTTTCCCCAGTCAGCGTCGGCCGGAATGGGGCCGTCCCAGTTGGGGTACGCTGACACACTTGTCGGCACAGTTGGCCAAAAACAAAAACAAGTCAAGGGGTTTTTACAAAATAAACCGGAATAATCCCCAAGGCTTCCACTCTCAGCGTCCGGACCGGGCCCTTTCGAACGCCTCTTTGTCGCCGCAAAAACGTTGCCTTCCGCCCGCCAACTCCATGATCCGATTGACCGCGGGCACCATGTCCTCGGCGTAATGAGAGACCATGATCAGCGGGGTTCCGGCCTCGGCCAGCCGCTCGATGAGCCGGAGCATCAGCGCCCTGGAGGCCGGGTCCAGACCGGACAGCGGCTCGTCCAGAAGAAGGAGTTTCGGGCC
Proteins encoded:
- a CDS encoding RNA recognition motif domain-containing protein, with the translated sequence MSKNIYVGNLPWSATEDEVRAAFEAHGQVSSVKLIEDRETGRPRGFGFVEMADDAAALDAIEALDGKDFGGRNLKVNEAKPREPRPRW
- a CDS encoding aminopeptidase, whose translation is MFTKDELKKYAETLWWGLSTARTKPYQPGDFVLLRFDPDALPLAEAMFDLLMDKGINPIPRQNLSAPMEVSFYGKGNDDQLTAVASGDREFVGGLNGLISLIAPASLTHLQNIDSKRIGQAAVARKFMRDIMEKREQSGDFGWTLCIYPTPALAEAAKLSMADFKAQVVKACYLDDGNPPARWNEIFAEAEKVKAWLNALSIEHLRIQSKDTDLIVVPGEQRRWLGVSGHNIPSFEIFLSPDWRGTEGVYYADQPSFRSGNFVEGVRLTFEKGVAVKTEAKTGGDFVAKQLTLDEGANRLGEFSLTDRRFSKINAFMANTLFDENFGGPQGNCHVAVGASYADTFSGDQSTLDEARKKELGFNDSALHWDLVNTQQKTVTATLKGGEELVIYADGEFRYE
- a CDS encoding molybdopterin biosynthesis protein yields the protein MSKRNIYLKTIPPEEAVALAKANLDRDALLGTERMPTHEAAGRVTAGPIYARYSSPTFHAAAMDGVAVTAESTFPAREDAPVSLDLGEGFVFVNTGNPLPEGKNAVVMIENVVQKDETTVLIDAPAFPWQHVRRIGEDIVATELLIPQNRELTPSDIGALISAGIYEIEVREKVRTIFLPTGDEVLNFLDRPEPRAGQVIESNSQVFRAYAKGWGIDAAWAPPVPDDEDALRNAVMDGLKQGCHMVVVGAGSSAGSKDYSKKVFESIGTVLVHGISVMPGKPSLLAVTDERSGYPGRLLVGAPGYPVSAIVCHEKILAPVVHWLMGKSTPERPEADIVLARKTPSRPGMREAIRLAAGRIGENIVGAPLARGAGMITTMTKAQAVTYIPEDVEGVEQGETVRAELLVHKGDLDRVLVHVGSHDNTLDLLANELMGLSEPLRLVSSHAGSMGGLTALKAGSALFAGAHLFDPETGDFNFPFIERYLKDIPVTVVNLAIRHQGLIVPKGNPLSIRGVNDLTRDDVVFINRQRGAGTRILLDHHLKKAGISPRDVAGYENEEFTHMAVAVNVLTGAASCGLGIYAAAKALDLDFVPLAHERYDLVIPAAYADDPRILTLIEIIKKPAVQAKIKAQGGYETDMTGRIMRPGMGLGQD
- a CDS encoding cold-shock protein; translated protein: MRHTGEVTWFNEQKGFGFITGDDGRDVFVHYTEIVRDGFQTLEPGEKVTFTLADEETGPKAVEVRIQEEARTASLI